A single region of the Desulfobulbaceae bacterium genome encodes:
- a CDS encoding chemotaxis response regulator protein-glutamate methylesterase: MEPLRILVVDDSAFSRKIIKDALSPLAEVEIVGMVSNGADALLRVAAVLPDIVTLDVEMPGMNGLEVLSALQETGFAGAVVMLSSHTERGAPFTIKALELGAFDFMLKPSFASIEENFTALRETFLPIAQAVAQRKKINHLLRGGGLSLGHRRPEVAQASRSDSFIGGYKGKAPSQIITIGVSTGGPKALAQIIPKLTAALAVPVVIIQHMPQGFTEEFAKSLNAKSSITVKEAEDGELLLPGTVYVAPGGKQLKVTTRVLDKIFQITDDQPENNCKPSVDYFFRSVAQVYGSRATAVVLTGMGRDGAKGAQLMKSRGAKVIVQDEETSVVFGMPQAVIDLGSADIVSPLQEIANLMCQNLID; this comes from the coding sequence ATGGAACCTTTACGTATTTTAGTCGTTGACGATTCAGCGTTTTCTAGAAAAATCATTAAAGACGCCCTGTCTCCTCTTGCAGAAGTGGAGATTGTCGGGATGGTTTCTAACGGTGCTGATGCCCTGTTGCGGGTGGCAGCAGTACTGCCTGATATTGTAACCCTTGATGTTGAAATGCCGGGCATGAACGGCTTAGAGGTGCTGTCTGCACTCCAGGAGACCGGGTTTGCTGGGGCTGTGGTCATGTTGAGTTCCCACACTGAGCGTGGGGCCCCTTTCACAATTAAGGCACTGGAGCTCGGCGCCTTTGACTTTATGTTAAAACCCTCTTTTGCTTCGATAGAGGAGAATTTTACTGCTCTGCGAGAAACGTTTTTGCCCATTGCCCAGGCTGTTGCCCAGCGCAAGAAAATTAATCATTTGTTGCGGGGTGGAGGTCTATCTCTGGGTCATAGAAGGCCAGAGGTCGCTCAGGCATCACGCTCTGACAGTTTCATCGGTGGCTATAAGGGAAAAGCGCCGTCTCAAATAATTACCATTGGCGTCTCCACTGGAGGGCCAAAAGCGCTGGCCCAGATAATTCCGAAACTCACGGCTGCTCTGGCTGTGCCTGTAGTTATCATTCAGCATATGCCGCAGGGGTTTACTGAAGAGTTTGCAAAGAGTCTGAATGCCAAAAGCAGCATTACGGTTAAAGAAGCAGAAGATGGCGAACTCCTGCTGCCCGGTACTGTCTATGTAGCACCCGGCGGTAAGCAGTTGAAGGTCACTACGCGTGTTTTGGATAAAATATTCCAGATAACTGATGATCAGCCAGAAAACAACTGCAAGCCGTCAGTGGATTATTTTTTTCGATCAGTGGCACAAGTCTATGGCTCAAGGGCCACGGCCGTTGTTTTGACGGGCATGGGAAGAGATGGCGCCAAGGGCGCCCAGTTAATGAAGAGTCGCGGGGCTAAGGTTATTGTCCAGGATGAAGAAACTTCTGTCGTTTTTGGCATGCCCCAGGCTGTTATTGACCTTGGATCGGCAGATATAGTTTCACCTCTGCAGGAAATAGCAAACCTGATGTGTCAAAATTTGATTGATTAA
- a CDS encoding purine-binding chemotaxis protein CheW, producing MPNQNGLFLLDDTIVKHLVFQIGEVRCGIDILGIEGINWVPAITPVFGAPDYVKGLLNLRGQLVTVFDLGKRLGLEECQLSKKSRIIIIKQDMEYIGLLVDSVSEVISSQLNSVEPPPANTIEPQATFFSGILNMENKLTTILNIEEITRVSELA from the coding sequence ATGCCCAATCAAAATGGTTTATTTTTGTTAGACGATACCATTGTTAAACACCTTGTTTTTCAAATAGGTGAAGTGCGCTGCGGGATTGATATTCTGGGGATTGAGGGGATCAATTGGGTTCCCGCAATTACACCTGTCTTTGGTGCGCCAGACTACGTAAAGGGATTGCTCAATCTGAGGGGTCAGCTTGTTACCGTGTTTGATCTGGGGAAGCGCTTAGGGCTTGAAGAGTGTCAGCTAAGCAAAAAAAGTAGAATTATTATCATTAAACAGGATATGGAATATATCGGCCTGCTTGTCGATTCTGTTTCTGAAGTGATTTCCTCCCAGCTAAACTCTGTTGAGCCACCTCCTGCAAACACTATCGAGCCTCAGGCGACCTTTTTCTCCGGTATTTTGAATATGGAAAATAAGTTGACAACCATTCTTAATATTGAAGAGATAACGCGGGTCAGTGAGCTGGCATAA